A genomic region of Tsukamurella pulmonis contains the following coding sequences:
- a CDS encoding YdcF family protein encodes MRVSGFIRSVLSATVAVAAIATATSGTAGAAPSASTSTSSLTDQAIERQAAGDTAGAQAAVNQMPIDQAQKVVALMTNVNKALTFPLTDQVPGGVAPGTVIVILGYGLEDNGALRPILVERLMKGLAVAQAYPSFPIVVTGGAPKAGKTEAAAMKEWLLGQGVSGTRIYTEEKAGSTQGNAINTAVLMQQNGFGNGAVLVTSADHTRRSVADFLVAGITLQAVVASDAKIQSGPMSASGVAAVYRDARGVAKI; translated from the coding sequence ATGCGTGTCTCTGGTTTCATCCGCTCGGTTCTGTCGGCGACGGTGGCGGTCGCCGCGATCGCGACCGCGACCTCCGGTACCGCGGGGGCGGCACCGTCGGCCTCGACGTCGACGTCGTCGCTGACCGACCAGGCGATCGAGCGCCAGGCCGCGGGCGACACCGCCGGCGCGCAGGCCGCCGTCAACCAGATGCCGATCGACCAGGCGCAGAAGGTGGTGGCGCTGATGACGAACGTCAACAAGGCGCTCACCTTCCCGCTCACCGATCAGGTTCCCGGCGGCGTCGCCCCCGGCACCGTGATCGTGATCCTGGGCTACGGCCTCGAGGACAACGGCGCCCTGCGGCCGATCCTCGTCGAGCGGTTGATGAAGGGGCTCGCGGTCGCGCAGGCGTACCCGTCCTTCCCGATCGTGGTGACCGGCGGCGCGCCGAAGGCGGGCAAGACCGAGGCCGCGGCGATGAAGGAGTGGCTGCTCGGGCAGGGCGTCTCCGGCACGCGCATCTACACCGAGGAGAAGGCGGGGTCCACCCAGGGCAACGCGATCAACACCGCGGTGCTCATGCAGCAGAACGGCTTCGGCAACGGCGCCGTGCTCGTCACCTCCGCCGATCACACCCGCCGCTCGGTCGCCGACTTCCTCGTCGCAGGTATCACCCTGCAGGCCGTCGTGGCCTCGGACGCCAAGATCCAGTCGGGGCCGATGTCGGCGAGCGGTGTCGCGGCGGTCTACCGGGACGCCCGCGGCGTGGCGAAGATCTGA
- a CDS encoding VOC family protein: MTAYHAQPGAPVWIDLMTSDVEAAVQFYGAVFGWEADPAGPDFGGYRNFRVNGNLVAGLMAPEDGGEGPGDVWSTYLRTDDAEATLAAAVDAGASIIVPASDVGDLGRFGFFVDPVGAAIGVWQPGTHPGFVERGVPGTPYWFDCMSRSYDSSGAFYRTVFDWTLHEIGSGGKEGSFGPDRYSQVLVGPEGAQDGVAGIMDAAPLFESGVFGEATPSFWQVYLTVEDTAAAERRIVDAGGEILRAAEVTPWATMGSAKDPGGAVFLYATPPEGR; this comes from the coding sequence ATGACCGCGTACCACGCCCAGCCCGGCGCACCCGTGTGGATCGACCTGATGACCTCCGACGTGGAGGCGGCGGTGCAGTTCTACGGCGCCGTGTTCGGATGGGAGGCCGACCCGGCCGGTCCCGATTTCGGCGGCTACCGCAACTTCCGCGTGAACGGCAACCTCGTCGCCGGCCTGATGGCGCCGGAGGACGGCGGTGAGGGCCCCGGCGACGTCTGGTCGACCTATCTGCGCACCGACGATGCGGAGGCCACTCTCGCCGCCGCGGTGGACGCGGGTGCCTCGATCATCGTTCCCGCCTCGGACGTGGGCGACCTGGGCCGGTTCGGCTTCTTCGTCGACCCGGTCGGCGCGGCGATCGGCGTCTGGCAGCCGGGAACGCATCCCGGCTTCGTCGAGCGCGGCGTGCCGGGCACGCCGTACTGGTTCGACTGCATGAGCCGCAGCTACGACTCCTCGGGCGCCTTCTACCGCACCGTCTTCGATTGGACGCTGCACGAGATCGGCAGCGGCGGCAAGGAGGGCTCCTTCGGGCCGGACCGTTACAGCCAGGTTCTCGTCGGCCCGGAGGGTGCGCAGGACGGGGTCGCGGGGATCATGGACGCCGCGCCGTTGTTCGAGTCCGGTGTGTTCGGTGAGGCGACGCCCTCGTTCTGGCAGGTCTACCTCACGGTCGAGGACACCGCGGCCGCGGAGCGGCGCATCGTCGACGCGGGCGGCGAGATCCTGCGGGCCGCCGAGGTCACCCCGTGGGCCACGATGGGGTCCGCGAAGGATCCCGGCGGCGCCGTCTTCCTCTACGCGACGCCGCCCGAGGGACGCTAG
- a CDS encoding TetR/AcrR family transcriptional regulator yields the protein MPKVSDDHLAARRRQILDGARTCFAEYGYDGATVRRLEAATDLSRGAIFHHFRDKDALFLALAREDAERMADIAAEEGLVQVMRDMLSHPERFDWLGTRLEIARRLKNDGDFRAEWTERSAELTEATLRRLERQKERGRLRDDLPTDVILAYLDLVLDGLVTHLASGRPTAGLEAVLDLVEESVRRP from the coding sequence ATGCCCAAGGTCAGCGACGATCACCTCGCCGCGCGGCGCCGTCAGATCCTCGACGGTGCGCGGACCTGCTTCGCCGAGTACGGCTACGACGGTGCCACCGTCCGCCGGCTCGAGGCCGCCACCGATCTCTCCCGTGGCGCGATCTTCCACCACTTCCGCGACAAGGACGCCCTGTTCCTCGCGCTGGCGCGGGAGGACGCGGAGCGGATGGCCGACATCGCCGCCGAGGAGGGGCTGGTGCAGGTCATGCGCGACATGCTCAGCCACCCCGAGCGTTTCGACTGGCTGGGCACGCGCCTGGAGATCGCCCGGCGCCTGAAGAACGACGGCGATTTCCGCGCCGAGTGGACCGAACGGAGCGCCGAGCTCACCGAGGCGACCCTGCGCCGCCTCGAGCGGCAGAAGGAGCGCGGTCGCCTGCGCGACGACCTGCCGACCGACGTGATCCTGGCCTACCTGGACCTCGTCCTGGACGGCCTGGTCACGCATCTCGCCTCCGGCCGCCCGACGGCGGGGCTGGAGGCCGTCCTCGATCTCGTCGAGGAGAGCGTGCGCCGACCGTGA
- the acnA gene encoding aconitate hydratase AcnA yields MSKSIDSFSSRGTLEVGDQSYEIFRLSAVPGTEKLPYALKVLAENLLRTEDGANITTDHINALANWDPSAEPSVEIQFTPARVIMQDFTGVPCIVDLATMREAVTALGGDPNKVNPLSPADMVIDHSVILDVFGTADALERNVDLEYQRNGERYQFLRWGQGAFDDFKVVPPGMGIVHQVNIEYLAPVVMTRNGQAYPDTCVGTDSHTTMENGLGVLGWGVGGIEAEAAMLGQPVSMLIPRVVGFKLTGEIQPGVTATDVVLTVTDMLRQHGVVGKFVEFYGKGVAEVPLANRATLGNMSPEFGSTAAIFPIDEETINYLRLTGRTDEQLALVEAYAKEQGMWHDADHEPAYSEYLELDLGTVVPSIAGPKRPQDRILLSESKVAFRKDIHNYVETNHPAEHTQLDEAVEESFPASDPAALSFADDGAVNVQSAATGAEGRPSKPVTVTGERGTFVLDHGAVAVAGITSCTNTSNPSVMLGAALLARNAVEKGLTTKPWVKTNMAPGSQVVNDYYEKAGLWPYLEKLGYYLGGYGCTTCIGNTGPLPDEISKAVNDEDLTVVAVLSGNRNFEGRISPDVKMNYLASPPLVIAYGLAGTMDFDFETDALGKDHDGNDVFLKDIWPSAQEIDDTIKSAINQDMFRKSYSTIFAGDHRWQNLATPEGDTFAWDEDSTYVRKAPYFDGMTMEPEPVSDISGARVMALLGDSVTTDHISPAGPIKPGTPAAQYLDSHGVARKDYNSLGSRRGNHEVMIRGTFANIRLQNRVLDTIGLEGTQGGYTRDFTQEGGPQSFIYDACMNYQKAGTPLVVLGGKEYGSGSSRDWAAKGTSLLGVKAVIVESFERIHRSNLIGMGVVPLQFPKGESWKSLGLDGTETFDIAGITELNNGVTPKTVHVTATKTDGTKVEFDADVRIDTPGEADYYRNGGILQYVLRNMVKS; encoded by the coding sequence GTGAGCAAGAGCATCGATTCCTTCTCGTCGCGCGGCACGCTCGAGGTGGGCGATCAGTCATACGAGATCTTCCGCCTCAGCGCCGTGCCCGGCACCGAGAAGCTGCCCTACGCCTTGAAGGTCCTCGCAGAGAACCTGCTGCGGACCGAGGACGGCGCGAACATCACTACCGATCACATCAACGCCCTGGCGAACTGGGATCCCTCGGCCGAGCCGAGCGTCGAGATCCAGTTCACGCCGGCGCGCGTGATCATGCAGGACTTCACGGGCGTCCCGTGCATCGTGGACCTCGCCACCATGCGCGAGGCCGTCACGGCCCTGGGCGGCGACCCCAACAAGGTCAACCCGCTCTCCCCCGCCGACATGGTCATCGACCACTCGGTGATCCTGGACGTCTTCGGCACCGCCGACGCCCTCGAGCGCAACGTCGACCTCGAGTACCAGCGCAACGGCGAGCGCTACCAGTTCCTGCGCTGGGGCCAGGGCGCGTTCGACGACTTCAAGGTCGTCCCCCCGGGCATGGGCATCGTCCACCAGGTCAACATCGAGTACCTCGCGCCGGTCGTCATGACCCGCAACGGCCAGGCCTACCCGGACACCTGCGTCGGCACCGACTCGCACACCACGATGGAGAACGGCCTGGGCGTCCTGGGCTGGGGCGTCGGCGGCATCGAAGCCGAGGCGGCCATGCTGGGCCAGCCGGTCTCCATGCTCATCCCCCGCGTCGTCGGCTTCAAGCTCACCGGTGAGATCCAGCCGGGCGTCACCGCCACCGACGTGGTGCTCACCGTGACCGACATGCTGCGTCAGCACGGCGTCGTCGGCAAGTTCGTCGAGTTCTACGGCAAGGGCGTCGCCGAGGTGCCGCTGGCCAACCGCGCCACCCTGGGCAACATGAGCCCCGAGTTCGGCTCCACCGCCGCGATCTTCCCGATCGACGAGGAGACCATCAACTACCTGCGCCTGACCGGCCGCACCGACGAGCAGCTCGCGCTCGTCGAGGCGTACGCCAAGGAGCAGGGCATGTGGCACGACGCCGACCACGAGCCCGCCTACTCCGAGTACCTCGAGCTGGACCTCGGCACCGTCGTGCCGTCGATCGCCGGCCCGAAGCGCCCGCAGGACCGCATCCTCCTGTCGGAGTCGAAGGTCGCCTTCCGCAAGGACATCCACAACTACGTGGAGACCAACCACCCGGCCGAGCACACGCAGCTCGACGAGGCCGTCGAGGAGTCCTTCCCGGCGTCCGACCCCGCCGCCCTGTCCTTCGCGGACGACGGTGCCGTCAACGTCCAGTCGGCCGCCACCGGTGCCGAGGGCCGTCCGTCTAAGCCGGTCACCGTGACCGGTGAGCGCGGCACCTTCGTGCTCGACCACGGCGCGGTCGCGGTCGCGGGCATCACGTCCTGCACCAACACCTCGAACCCGTCGGTCATGCTGGGCGCGGCCCTGCTCGCCCGCAACGCCGTCGAGAAGGGCCTGACCACCAAGCCCTGGGTCAAGACCAACATGGCCCCCGGCTCGCAGGTCGTCAACGACTACTACGAGAAGGCCGGCCTGTGGCCGTACCTCGAGAAGCTCGGCTACTACCTGGGCGGCTACGGCTGCACCACGTGCATCGGCAACACCGGCCCGCTGCCCGACGAGATCAGCAAGGCCGTCAACGACGAGGACCTGACCGTCGTCGCGGTGCTCTCGGGCAACCGCAACTTCGAGGGCCGCATCTCGCCCGACGTGAAGATGAACTACCTGGCGTCCCCGCCGCTGGTCATCGCCTACGGCCTCGCGGGCACGATGGACTTCGACTTCGAGACCGACGCGCTGGGCAAGGATCACGACGGCAACGACGTCTTCCTCAAGGACATCTGGCCGTCGGCGCAGGAGATCGACGACACGATCAAGAGCGCCATCAACCAGGACATGTTCCGCAAGTCCTACTCGACCATCTTCGCCGGCGATCACCGTTGGCAGAACCTCGCCACCCCCGAGGGCGACACCTTCGCCTGGGACGAGGACTCGACGTACGTCCGCAAGGCGCCGTACTTCGACGGCATGACGATGGAGCCGGAGCCCGTCTCCGACATCTCCGGTGCCCGCGTCATGGCGCTGCTCGGCGATTCGGTCACCACCGACCACATCAGCCCCGCCGGCCCGATCAAGCCCGGCACCCCCGCGGCCCAGTACCTGGACTCGCACGGTGTGGCGCGCAAGGACTACAACTCGCTGGGTAGCCGTCGTGGCAACCACGAGGTGATGATCCGCGGCACGTTCGCCAACATCCGCCTGCAGAACCGCGTTCTCGACACCATCGGTCTCGAGGGCACGCAGGGCGGTTACACCCGCGACTTCACGCAGGAGGGCGGCCCGCAGTCGTTCATCTACGACGCGTGCATGAACTACCAGAAGGCCGGCACGCCGCTGGTCGTCCTGGGCGGCAAGGAGTACGGCTCCGGCAGCTCGCGCGACTGGGCGGCCAAGGGAACCAGCCTCCTCGGTGTCAAGGCCGTCATCGTCGAGTCGTTCGAGCGCATCCACCGCTCGAACCTGATCGGCATGGGCGTCGTCCCGCTGCAGTTCCCGAAGGGCGAGTCGTGGAAGTCCCTCGGGCTCGACGGCACCGAGACCTTCGACATCGCGGGCATCACGGAGCTCAACAACGGCGTGACGCCGAAGACGGTGCACGTGACCGCCACGAAGACGGACGGCACGAAGGTGGAGTTCGACGCGGACGTCCGCATCGACACCCCCGGTGAGGCCGACTACTACCGCAACGGCGGCATCCTGCAGTACGTCCTGCGGAACATGGTCAAGAGCTAG
- a CDS encoding DUF6676 family protein gives MGPLPILTEVPTDVDLSALQADLAVDGVAVLNPAHADSAPQLVQVVKDARAQGIENFQVVVLAHDYNPDTSLRDLGTQLGKQSDGPMTVLVMSPSQVAGYSTQLSRYQIEKGQDGHTGRLALHNPPKAAEDFADVANDATFPWTGFTVVLVLLVAALAGVARVVTRRRSREVDAERRTASSAGAGSATDGPIPASATPGSASSASEENGASAVRSNE, from the coding sequence ATGGGTCCGCTGCCGATTCTCACCGAAGTGCCGACCGACGTCGATCTGTCCGCGCTGCAGGCGGATCTCGCCGTCGACGGCGTCGCCGTGCTCAACCCGGCGCACGCCGATTCCGCGCCGCAGCTGGTGCAGGTCGTCAAGGATGCACGCGCGCAGGGGATCGAGAACTTCCAGGTGGTCGTGCTCGCGCACGACTACAACCCCGACACCTCGCTGCGTGATCTCGGGACTCAGCTCGGCAAGCAGTCGGATGGACCGATGACGGTCCTCGTGATGTCGCCCAGCCAGGTGGCCGGTTACTCCACCCAGCTCTCGCGCTACCAGATCGAGAAGGGCCAGGACGGCCACACCGGCCGGCTCGCGCTGCACAACCCGCCGAAGGCCGCCGAGGACTTCGCCGACGTCGCGAACGACGCCACCTTCCCGTGGACGGGGTTCACCGTGGTGTTGGTGCTGCTGGTCGCCGCACTGGCCGGCGTCGCTCGCGTCGTGACCCGGCGGCGCAGCCGTGAGGTCGACGCGGAGCGCCGGACGGCCTCCTCTGCGGGCGCGGGTTCGGCGACCGACGGCCCCATCCCGGCGTCCGCGACGCCCGGTTCGGCGTCGAGCGCGTCCGAAGAGAATGGCGCCTCCGCCGTTCGATCGAACGAATAA
- a CDS encoding NlpC/P60 family protein: MRRTAYPATNLAARSLLAVVATSSLVAGSVAAAGPVFAEPNGTDANPANVVAALVDRIAQADQRIADLRGDVASKRQSVNRAVVDLQSARDAATAAAGAIKVSETAVAESDAKIKTAQDKFDTVVRAAYAQGNSAGALINTLGGNDPGDAVDRASTLRIVADKQRAALGDLQAAKSRAEASRTAARAAKVQADAATAAAVDRKRSAEDSITTTVAALSTQEQEQTKLSAQRELAQRALDEAKRADDRAAQQKIYAQYVVDEQQTQQIAAPAAPAEAPQAQAPAGQAPAAQAAAPQAGAVDSADPLAAARSFAQNIVGQASSLFTNPFGALTGQQAPAPQAAAPAVQAATSAAGMSGAQMIETVIQRGMSVIGVQYAWGGGNAWGATKGVRDGGVADSFGDYNRVGFDCSGLMAYMYAAVGIALPKYSGYQYTTGNKVPISQLKRGDMVFRGPGGTQHVAMYLGNNQILESPQSGGAVRIAPFDASTFLSQGVRVINS, translated from the coding sequence TTGAGGCGTACGGCATACCCCGCCACGAATCTCGCTGCGCGGTCGCTGCTCGCGGTCGTGGCCACCAGCTCGCTGGTGGCCGGATCCGTCGCTGCCGCGGGACCGGTCTTCGCCGAGCCCAACGGCACCGACGCGAACCCCGCCAATGTGGTCGCCGCACTGGTCGACCGCATCGCGCAGGCCGATCAGCGCATTGCGGACCTGCGCGGTGACGTCGCGTCCAAGCGGCAGTCCGTCAACCGCGCAGTGGTCGATCTGCAGTCCGCGCGCGACGCCGCGACCGCCGCCGCCGGAGCGATCAAGGTCTCCGAGACAGCGGTCGCCGAGTCCGACGCGAAGATCAAGACCGCGCAGGACAAGTTCGACACCGTCGTGCGCGCCGCGTACGCCCAGGGCAACAGTGCCGGCGCCCTGATCAACACCCTCGGCGGCAACGATCCCGGCGATGCCGTCGATCGGGCGTCCACCCTGCGCATCGTCGCCGACAAGCAGCGTGCCGCACTGGGCGACCTGCAGGCCGCGAAATCGCGCGCCGAGGCCTCCCGTACCGCGGCGCGGGCCGCCAAGGTCCAGGCCGATGCCGCGACCGCCGCCGCCGTCGACCGCAAGCGCTCCGCCGAGGACTCCATCACCACGACGGTCGCCGCGCTCTCCACCCAGGAGCAGGAGCAGACCAAGCTCAGCGCCCAGCGTGAACTGGCGCAGCGCGCACTCGACGAGGCCAAGCGCGCCGATGACCGCGCGGCACAGCAGAAGATCTACGCGCAGTACGTGGTCGACGAGCAGCAGACGCAGCAGATCGCGGCACCCGCCGCCCCGGCCGAGGCGCCGCAAGCGCAGGCGCCCGCCGGCCAGGCCCCCGCCGCTCAGGCCGCGGCTCCGCAGGCCGGCGCGGTCGACTCCGCGGACCCGCTCGCAGCGGCCCGGTCGTTCGCCCAGAACATCGTGGGCCAGGCGTCGTCGCTGTTCACCAACCCGTTCGGTGCGCTGACGGGCCAGCAGGCACCCGCGCCGCAGGCCGCGGCGCCCGCCGTGCAGGCGGCGACCAGTGCTGCCGGCATGAGCGGCGCCCAGATGATCGAGACCGTGATCCAGCGCGGCATGTCCGTCATCGGCGTGCAGTACGCCTGGGGCGGCGGCAACGCCTGGGGCGCCACCAAGGGCGTCCGTGACGGCGGCGTCGCCGACAGCTTCGGCGACTACAACCGCGTCGGCTTCGACTGCTCGGGCCTGATGGCCTACATGTACGCCGCGGTCGGCATCGCCCTGCCCAAGTACTCGGGCTACCAGTACACGACGGGCAACAAGGTGCCGATCAGCCAGCTCAAGCGCGGCGACATGGTCTTCCGCGGCCCGGGCGGCACCCAGCACGTGGCGATGTACCTCGGCAACAACCAGATCCTCGAGTCCCCGCAGTCCGGCGGCGCCGTGCGGATCGCCCCCTTCGACGCCTCGACGTTCCTGTCGCAGGGCGTGCGTGTGATCAACAGCTGA
- a CDS encoding AAA family ATPase, translating to MQYARGNGPSRPALGRARTGRGNDDEGECVTHSQGPEIASSDEVKLLERAVYEVKRVIVGQDQLVERILVGMLAKGHVLLEGVPGVAKTLAVETFATVVGGSFSRIQFTPDLVPSDLIGTRIYRQGKEQFDTEIGPVSANFLLADEINRAPAKVQSALLEVMAERKVSIGGQTYPMPDPFLVLATQNPIENEGVYPLPEAQRDRFLFKVVVGYPSIEEEREIVYRMGTTPPVPSQVLDPASVQRLQRAASEVFVHHALVDYVVRVIAATRTPREFGLDDVASWITYGASPRATLGIVAAARALALLRGRDYVVPQDVVEIIPDVLRHRLVMSYDALADEVTADQAINRVLQTVALPQVVGQPVPQQPPHAPQQFAPAQQPQG from the coding sequence ATTCAGTACGCTCGTGGGAACGGGCCGTCGCGGCCCGCGCTCGGACGGGCCCGCACGGGCCGGGGGAACGACGACGAAGGGGAATGCGTGACGCACTCACAGGGACCGGAGATCGCCTCGAGCGATGAGGTCAAGCTGCTCGAGCGGGCGGTCTACGAGGTCAAGCGCGTGATCGTGGGCCAGGACCAGCTCGTCGAGCGGATCCTGGTGGGCATGCTCGCCAAGGGGCACGTGCTGCTCGAGGGCGTTCCCGGCGTCGCCAAGACCCTGGCCGTCGAGACCTTCGCCACCGTGGTCGGCGGCTCCTTCTCCCGCATCCAGTTCACGCCCGACCTGGTGCCCTCCGACCTCATCGGTACCCGCATCTACCGGCAGGGCAAGGAGCAGTTCGATACGGAGATCGGCCCGGTCTCCGCCAACTTCCTGCTCGCCGACGAGATCAACCGCGCCCCCGCGAAGGTCCAGTCCGCGCTGCTCGAGGTCATGGCCGAGCGCAAGGTCTCCATCGGCGGCCAGACCTACCCGATGCCCGATCCCTTCCTCGTGCTCGCGACGCAGAACCCCATCGAGAACGAGGGCGTGTACCCGCTCCCGGAGGCGCAGCGCGACCGTTTCCTGTTCAAGGTGGTCGTCGGCTACCCGTCGATCGAGGAGGAGCGGGAGATCGTCTACCGCATGGGCACCACTCCGCCCGTGCCCTCGCAGGTGCTCGACCCCGCCTCGGTGCAGCGCCTGCAGCGCGCCGCGAGCGAGGTCTTCGTGCACCACGCGCTCGTCGACTACGTGGTGCGCGTCATCGCCGCGACCCGGACCCCGCGGGAGTTCGGGCTCGACGACGTGGCGTCCTGGATCACCTACGGCGCCTCGCCCCGCGCGACGCTGGGCATCGTCGCCGCCGCCCGCGCCCTCGCGCTGCTCCGCGGCCGCGACTACGTCGTCCCGCAGGACGTCGTCGAGATCATCCCGGACGTGCTGCGCCACCGCCTCGTGATGAGCTACGACGCCCTGGCGGACGAGGTCACGGCCGACCAGGCGATCAATCGGGTGCTGCAGACCGTCGCACTGCCGCAGGTCGTCGGGCAGCCCGTGCCGCAGCAGCCGCCGCACGCCCCGCAGCAGTTCGCGCCCGCGCAGCAGCCGCAGGGCTGA
- a CDS encoding DUF58 domain-containing protein: MPATPPDRPTGAAAPHTPLPSFAGGMVDEARMQASLKMLELLVRRRLDGVLKGDHQGLLPGPGSEPGESRPYTPGDDVRLMDWSVTARTTHPHVRQMIADRELQTWIVVDLSASMDFGSTGGTKRDLAVAASAAVVHLVSGAANRVGCLVTNGAQLIRVQPKSGRAQRQKVLRAIASAPRAVEGTRGDLRIALDALRRPEQPRGLVVVISDFLGDVDYVRELRGLAARHEVLAVEVLDPRDVELPDVGEIALRDAESGAVRELTVTPELQERFAAAAQEHRTRVARTLRGVGAPILALRTDRDWLADIVRFVAARRRGLAGAS; encoded by the coding sequence ATGCCGGCTACACCCCCCGACCGGCCGACGGGTGCCGCCGCGCCGCACACGCCGCTGCCGAGCTTCGCCGGCGGCATGGTCGACGAGGCGCGGATGCAGGCCTCGCTGAAGATGCTCGAACTGCTGGTCCGCCGGCGGCTCGACGGCGTGCTCAAGGGCGATCACCAAGGGCTCCTGCCCGGTCCCGGCTCGGAGCCGGGGGAGTCGCGCCCGTACACGCCCGGTGACGACGTGCGCCTGATGGACTGGTCGGTCACGGCCCGCACCACGCACCCGCACGTGCGGCAGATGATCGCCGACCGCGAGCTGCAGACCTGGATCGTGGTCGACCTGTCCGCGTCGATGGACTTCGGCTCGACCGGCGGCACGAAGCGCGACCTCGCGGTGGCCGCGTCCGCCGCCGTGGTGCACCTGGTCAGCGGCGCTGCCAACCGCGTCGGCTGCCTGGTCACCAACGGTGCGCAGTTGATCCGCGTGCAGCCCAAGTCCGGCCGGGCGCAGCGGCAGAAGGTGCTGCGCGCGATCGCCTCCGCGCCCCGCGCCGTCGAGGGGACGCGCGGTGACCTGCGCATCGCCCTGGACGCGCTGCGCCGCCCCGAGCAGCCGCGCGGACTCGTCGTGGTGATCAGCGACTTCCTCGGCGACGTGGACTACGTCCGCGAGCTGCGCGGCCTCGCGGCGCGCCACGAGGTGCTCGCCGTCGAGGTGCTCGACCCGCGCGACGTCGAGCTCCCCGACGTGGGTGAGATCGCGCTGCGCGACGCCGAGTCCGGCGCCGTCCGCGAACTGACCGTGACCCCCGAGCTGCAGGAGCGGTTCGCCGCCGCGGCGCAGGAGCACCGCACGCGAGTGGCCCGCACGCTGCGCGGCGTCGGTGCGCCGATCCTCGCCCTGCGGACCGACCGCGACTGGCTCGCCGACATCGTGCGGTTCGTCGCCGCGCGTCGACGTGGATTGGCTGGTGCTTCCTGA
- a CDS encoding VWA domain-containing protein → MGGLTSLATPIWLLGIPVVLAIVAGYVYNERRRQKRALKFANMSVLDSVAPPGRNRWRHLPIALLSIGLILLMVALSGPQAMRKVPRSRATVVLVVDVSRSMESTDVSPNRLDAAKEAAKKFVTELPQGMNLGIVSYAGTAQLLVSPTPDRSLATNAIDHLETANRTATGEGIYSAIQSIKNIRDVLGGKDNAPPARIILESDGKQTVPTDLDDPRGGFTAARKAKEEGIPISTISFGTPNGVVNIDGQSIPVPVDDASLKKIADLSGGQFFSASSLSDLNEAYGTLRDEIGWEMQKGDNSRVWVLWATGLLVLGAAGAVAFNRRLP, encoded by the coding sequence ATGGGCGGACTGACCTCGCTCGCCACCCCGATCTGGCTGCTCGGCATCCCGGTCGTGCTCGCCATCGTGGCCGGGTACGTCTACAACGAGCGGCGGCGGCAGAAGCGCGCGCTCAAGTTCGCGAACATGTCGGTGCTCGACTCCGTGGCGCCGCCCGGGCGCAACCGCTGGCGGCACCTGCCCATCGCGCTGCTGAGCATCGGCCTCATCCTGCTCATGGTCGCCCTGTCCGGGCCGCAGGCCATGCGGAAGGTACCGCGCAGCCGTGCCACCGTGGTGCTGGTCGTCGACGTCTCGCGGTCGATGGAGTCCACCGACGTCAGCCCGAACCGGCTCGACGCGGCCAAGGAGGCGGCGAAGAAGTTCGTCACCGAGCTGCCCCAGGGGATGAACCTCGGCATCGTCTCCTACGCCGGCACGGCGCAACTGCTCGTCTCGCCCACACCGGACCGCTCGCTGGCCACCAACGCCATCGACCACCTCGAGACCGCCAACCGCACCGCCACCGGCGAGGGCATCTACTCGGCGATCCAGTCGATCAAGAACATCCGGGACGTGCTGGGCGGCAAGGACAACGCCCCGCCCGCGCGCATCATCCTCGAATCGGACGGCAAGCAGACGGTGCCCACCGACCTCGACGATCCCCGCGGCGGTTTCACGGCGGCCCGCAAGGCCAAGGAGGAGGGGATCCCCATCTCCACCATCTCCTTCGGCACGCCGAACGGTGTGGTGAACATCGACGGGCAGAGCATCCCCGTCCCCGTCGACGACGCCTCGCTGAAGAAGATCGCGGATCTCTCGGGCGGCCAGTTCTTCTCCGCATCGTCGCTGAGCGACCTCAACGAGGCCTACGGCACGCTGCGTGACGAGATCGGGTGGGAGATGCAGAAGGGCGACAACTCGCGGGTCTGGGTGCTCTGGGCCACGGGCCTGCTGGTGCTCGGGGCGGCCGGGGCCGTCGCGTTCAACCGTCGCCTGCCGTGA